A genomic region of Catalinimonas niigatensis contains the following coding sequences:
- a CDS encoding LytR/AlgR family response regulator transcription factor, whose product MNKIKCVIVDDEPEAREGVQLLVQQDQEFEVVALCANGLEALEAIQEQKPELLLLDIQMPRINGFEVLNSLHSDQRPEVIFITAYDEYTLKAFEVHAVDYLLKPFSDQRFYTALHFAKERIKQQQLQEKQQRLEQLLQTQKRQSADNSEGSIISQVSASYTGCLAVKAEGRVHMLPYADVIWIEAYDYYVKVHTKERYFLIRDSMKNMENNLPKTQFVRIHKSSIINLTHLREMGSSAQGEFEVLLDTGLRLKVSRNYKEQLRHLITNE is encoded by the coding sequence ATGAATAAAATCAAATGTGTGATCGTAGATGATGAGCCGGAAGCACGAGAAGGAGTTCAGTTGCTGGTACAGCAGGATCAGGAATTTGAAGTAGTAGCGCTTTGTGCCAATGGTTTGGAAGCTCTGGAAGCCATACAGGAACAAAAGCCAGAACTTCTGCTGCTGGATATACAAATGCCCAGGATCAATGGGTTTGAAGTACTCAATAGTCTTCATTCTGATCAGCGTCCCGAAGTCATTTTCATTACCGCTTACGATGAATATACTCTGAAAGCGTTTGAGGTACATGCGGTAGATTATCTGCTCAAGCCTTTCAGCGATCAGCGTTTTTATACAGCATTGCATTTTGCCAAGGAGCGCATCAAGCAGCAGCAACTACAGGAAAAACAGCAGCGCCTGGAGCAGCTTTTACAAACACAAAAACGACAGTCCGCTGACAATAGCGAGGGAAGTATCATCTCTCAGGTTTCAGCCAGTTATACCGGTTGTCTGGCAGTAAAAGCAGAAGGGCGGGTACATATGCTTCCCTATGCTGATGTGATCTGGATAGAAGCTTATGACTATTATGTAAAAGTGCATACCAAGGAACGTTACTTTCTGATTCGCGACAGTATGAAAAACATGGAAAATAATTTACCCAAAACACAGTTTGTGAGAATTCATAAGTCTAGTATTATTAACCTTACTCATCTGCGAGAAATGGGTTCCTCTGCCCAGGGTGAATTTGAAGTACTCCTGGATACCGGTCTCCGTCTTAAGGTGAGCAGGAACTATAAAGAACAGCTCAGACATTTGATAACGAATGAGTAG
- a CDS encoding carbon-nitrogen hydrolase family protein — protein sequence MKICVAQTRPVKGNIQKNIEHHKQLIAIAVSCKADAIIFPELSLTGYEPGLAKALATHPDDFRFDDFQKISDIHHMTIGVGVPTKNNSGICISLLLFQPQCARQIYSKRYLHQDEEAFFVSGQNISDITVKQIPLALAICYEISVPQHREAAVSSGAKIYVASVAKFVSGIDKALDSLSEIARTSSMTVLMSNCVGASDGDICAGKTSIWNEKGLLLGQLDDTHEGILLLDTDAQEVVAKYVK from the coding sequence ATGAAAATTTGTGTAGCACAGACACGGCCAGTCAAAGGTAATATTCAAAAGAATATTGAGCATCACAAGCAATTGATAGCTATTGCTGTTTCCTGCAAAGCAGACGCTATCATTTTTCCGGAATTGTCACTAACAGGTTATGAACCTGGATTGGCAAAAGCATTGGCAACGCATCCGGATGATTTTAGGTTTGACGATTTTCAGAAAATCAGCGACATCCACCACATGACAATTGGTGTTGGAGTACCCACAAAAAATAACAGTGGTATCTGTATCAGTCTGCTACTCTTTCAGCCTCAGTGTGCCAGGCAGATCTATTCAAAAAGGTATTTACATCAGGATGAAGAAGCATTTTTCGTCAGTGGACAAAATATTAGTGACATTACTGTCAAGCAGATCCCGCTGGCACTGGCCATTTGCTATGAAATTTCAGTACCTCAGCACCGGGAGGCTGCTGTCAGTAGCGGAGCGAAAATATATGTTGCAAGCGTAGCCAAGTTTGTGAGTGGAATAGACAAAGCCCTGGATAGCCTATCAGAAATTGCCCGTACATCTTCTATGACAGTATTGATGTCAAACTGTGTTGGAGCATCGGATGGTGATATATGCGCAGGGAAAACATCCATATGGAATGAAAAAGGTTTGCTACTGGGCCAGCTTGATGATACCCATGAAGGCATACTTCTGCTGGACACTGATGCGCAGGAGGTCGTTGCAAAATATGTAAA
- a CDS encoding sensor histidine kinase gives MHSIERVLQIKRLLTYNLLAWCLLAVLAGIQQYSYALSFSQNFDWKSIIRYPLSVYLSYWALSYMVLDFFLMSRKWTRPRLILFHLLMSLLFGLFHKTLAYICGLLLERLFLPAESLDWQELIKLWADTWFDIISGITVYWLMLFVLTALDYWQRFRDQSEHSLTLKHQLSEAQLHSMRMQLQPHFLFNALNTIAMMVRRKEQDKAISMIIGLSEMLRNNLSLKKKQFISLDEELSLINHYLTVEQARFQDRLQVELHIEENTRQAQVPNLVLQPIVENAFKHGIAHSLDQARLRISSYYENERLILEVYNSTDVAPHDWIMAKSKGIGLHNTIDRLRQLYKGKAQIRFIAQEDGVLVRISLPALEANDKFTIKKEIISE, from the coding sequence ATGCATTCTATAGAGCGCGTACTACAGATCAAGAGGCTGCTGACTTACAATTTGCTGGCCTGGTGTCTGCTGGCTGTACTGGCAGGTATACAACAGTACAGCTATGCGCTGAGCTTCAGCCAGAATTTTGACTGGAAAAGCATAATTCGCTATCCGCTCTCCGTCTACCTTAGCTACTGGGCTCTCAGCTATATGGTACTGGATTTCTTCCTGATGAGTCGTAAATGGACCCGCCCACGCCTGATACTCTTTCACCTGCTCATGAGTTTGCTCTTCGGCCTTTTCCACAAAACGCTGGCCTACATTTGCGGCCTTCTGCTGGAACGCCTCTTTCTCCCGGCTGAAAGTCTTGACTGGCAGGAACTGATTAAGCTGTGGGCAGACACCTGGTTTGACATCATCAGTGGTATCACTGTCTACTGGCTTATGCTGTTTGTACTTACCGCTCTGGATTACTGGCAGCGCTTCCGCGATCAGTCGGAACATTCCCTTACGCTAAAGCATCAGCTTAGCGAAGCGCAACTACACAGCATGCGTATGCAGCTACAACCTCACTTTCTGTTCAATGCCCTTAATACCATTGCCATGATGGTCAGGCGCAAAGAACAGGATAAAGCCATCAGCATGATCATCGGCCTGAGCGAGATGCTGCGCAATAACCTGAGTCTGAAAAAGAAGCAGTTTATTAGCCTGGATGAAGAACTAAGCCTGATCAACCACTATCTGACCGTAGAGCAGGCTCGCTTTCAGGATCGGCTACAGGTAGAATTGCATATTGAAGAAAACACCCGGCAAGCGCAGGTCCCAAACCTGGTGCTGCAACCTATCGTTGAGAATGCTTTCAAACATGGTATTGCCCATTCTTTGGATCAGGCCCGCTTGCGTATCAGTAGCTACTACGAAAACGAACGACTGATCCTGGAGGTGTATAACAGTACGGATGTAGCTCCCCACGATTGGATCATGGCCAAAAGCAAAGGTATCGGTTTGCACAATACGATTGACCGCCTGCGTCAGCTTTATAAAGGCAAAGCTCAAATCAGGTTTATCGCGCAGGAAGATGGCGTGCTGGTCAGGATCAGCTTGCCTGCATTGGAAGCAAATGATAAATTTACCATCAAAAAAGAAATCATCAGCGAATAA
- a CDS encoding M15 family metallopeptidase: protein MMKRSYLLILLLSMACQAPERQQEIDDTDKEKAIQEMQFSQSISQLEEDSISILNLSKDELLGKIEPSQHEGFSRIAAQYTDKEDIYLRQQAYEDFVRMAQAAKEAGIALQIISATRNFAAQKSIWEAKWNGQRKVDGMDLSQAMSDPQQRALKILEYSSMPGTSRHHWGTDMDLNALSNSYFASGEGKKVYDWLLAHAHEYGFCQVYTEKGAHRSDGYNEEKWHWSYMPLAAQFLEQYNQKISYEDLGGFDGGQVAQQIEAIGKYVNGIAPRCLNWEE from the coding sequence ATGATGAAAAGAAGCTATTTACTGATCTTACTATTAAGCATGGCTTGTCAGGCTCCTGAGCGGCAGCAGGAGATAGACGACACTGACAAAGAAAAAGCAATCCAGGAGATGCAGTTTTCCCAAAGTATAAGCCAGCTAGAAGAAGACAGCATATCCATCCTGAATTTGAGTAAAGATGAACTACTGGGAAAAATTGAACCTTCCCAACACGAAGGGTTTAGCCGTATCGCTGCACAGTACACAGATAAAGAAGACATCTATCTGAGGCAGCAGGCTTATGAAGATTTTGTCCGCATGGCACAGGCAGCAAAAGAAGCAGGTATTGCGTTACAGATTATCTCTGCGACCCGCAACTTTGCCGCCCAGAAAAGTATTTGGGAAGCGAAATGGAATGGTCAGCGTAAAGTAGACGGCATGGATCTGAGCCAGGCAATGTCTGATCCGCAGCAAAGAGCGCTTAAGATACTGGAGTATAGCTCTATGCCCGGCACTTCACGCCACCACTGGGGTACCGATATGGATCTGAATGCGCTCAGCAACAGTTATTTTGCTTCCGGCGAGGGTAAAAAAGTGTATGACTGGCTGCTGGCACATGCCCATGAATACGGGTTTTGCCAGGTATATACTGAGAAAGGAGCCCATCGTTCGGATGGCTACAACGAAGAAAAATGGCACTGGAGCTACATGCCTTTGGCAGCTCAGTTTCTGGAACAGTACAATCAAAAGATCAGCTATGAAGATCTGGGAGGTTTTGATGGAGGGCAGGTAGCTCAGCAGATAGAAGCAATCGGCAAATATGTCAATGGTATCGCTCCCCGCTGCTTAAACTGGGAGGAATAG